In a genomic window of Roseicitreum antarcticum:
- a CDS encoding ATP-binding protein, which produces MRWPASLQARLGLFLGILLTVLWIAAASVTALILRGEMDEVFDSALQETAQRLLPLAVVDIVGREEDGLTQRLGVIREHDELFTYIVRDAEGRILLQSHTADMAVFPAYDGPGFRLTATHRLYNEDALQGTIRITVAEPLEHRGSVAREIRMGLGLPLLIVVPLALLSIVFAVKASLAPLRRFGERLDARNARDLSPVPGGDIPSEIAPVAATLNRLLDRLKAAFDAERSFAANAAHELRTPLAGAIAQAQRLQSETGDMAARARAAEIEATLKRLTRLSERLMQLARAEGGQLRLDRCSDLRIVARLVVEDVARTGSPGRILLTLPEAPVMSDLDPDAFGILCRNLVENALRHGSDAAPVDVTLTRDGQLIVANDGPVLRPETLDRLTARFERAGASGDGSGLGLAIVAAIADRIESPLVLRSPRPGAASGFEASVKLPIDDSIASSRSGLSKH; this is translated from the coding sequence ATGAGGTGGCCCGCGAGCCTTCAGGCCCGGCTCGGATTGTTCCTTGGCATTCTGTTGACCGTGCTGTGGATCGCTGCCGCCTCCGTGACGGCTTTGATCCTGCGGGGTGAGATGGACGAGGTCTTTGACTCCGCGCTGCAGGAGACTGCGCAGCGCCTGTTGCCGCTGGCCGTCGTGGATATCGTCGGGCGCGAAGAGGATGGGCTCACGCAGCGGCTCGGCGTCATCCGCGAGCATGACGAGCTCTTCACCTACATCGTGCGTGACGCCGAAGGGCGCATCCTGCTTCAGTCGCACACTGCGGACATGGCGGTTTTTCCGGCCTACGACGGTCCGGGCTTCCGCCTGACCGCAACCCACCGCCTTTACAACGAAGACGCGCTCCAGGGGACGATCAGGATCACGGTCGCGGAACCCTTGGAGCACCGCGGCTCCGTCGCGCGCGAGATACGGATGGGTCTTGGGCTACCCCTGCTGATCGTGGTGCCCCTGGCGTTGCTGTCCATCGTTTTCGCCGTAAAGGCGAGCCTCGCACCCCTTCGACGCTTCGGCGAACGACTGGATGCGCGCAATGCCCGGGACCTGTCACCCGTTCCAGGCGGTGACATTCCATCCGAAATCGCTCCTGTGGCAGCCACCCTGAACAGGCTGCTCGACCGGCTGAAGGCCGCCTTTGATGCCGAACGAAGCTTTGCCGCGAACGCCGCGCATGAGCTGCGCACGCCCTTGGCCGGCGCCATCGCGCAGGCTCAGCGCCTGCAGTCGGAAACTGGCGACATGGCCGCCAGGGCGCGGGCGGCCGAAATAGAAGCCACTCTCAAGCGACTGACCCGGCTGTCCGAACGCCTGATGCAACTCGCGCGGGCCGAAGGCGGACAGCTTCGCTTGGATCGATGCTCCGATCTCAGGATCGTTGCGCGACTGGTGGTCGAGGATGTCGCCCGAACTGGATCGCCTGGCCGCATCTTGTTGACGCTGCCAGAGGCACCGGTGATGTCGGACCTCGATCCCGACGCGTTCGGGATCCTGTGTCGAAACCTCGTGGAGAACGCTCTGCGTCATGGCTCGGACGCGGCCCCGGTCGATGTGACCTTGACGCGGGATGGCCAGTTGATCGTCGCGAACGACGGGCCCGTCCTGCGACCTGAAACTCTGGACCGTCTCACAGCCCGCTTCGAGCGCGCGGGCGCAAGTGGAGATGGCAGCGGGCTGGGTCTCGCGATTGTCGCCGCCATCGCGGATCGCATCGAAAGCCCGCTGGTTCTGAGATCCCCGCGTCCCGGCGCTGCTTCGGGTTTTGAAGCGTCCGTCAAACTGCCTATAGACGATTCCATTGCTTCGTCGCGGTCAGGCCTGTCCAAACACTGA
- a CDS encoding PepSY domain-containing protein: protein MIRALHRWPGLLALALITVLTLSGAALSVFPAAERLTAPQAATSLTVGTLAERIQGAYPGVEQIRRAPSGRITAYWFDQGTPGAAVIDPATGQGVASADPNQTQRWLTNLHRSLFLGDGGRIAMAAGAAAMLTLALSGVLLVTRRVGGWRHWFARLRGPLAGRLHVEIARIAVVGLVLSSTTALWMTASTFDLLPGGGVPAMPVEVSGETGFAPGQMLLLVETPVAELRELSFPYPGDATDAFTLKTDGGTGYLDQGTGALLAWTDLTGWERVSETIYMLHTGQGAATLGLVLGLMALGVPAMGVTGVFVWLAGRRGRPRIRGNQPAGRAETILLVGSEGGSTWGFAATLHAALTNAGQRVHAAPMSAFAPERYAAANRIIVLAATYGDGAAPASAKGFLDRLAAADHAPDAPVAVLGFGDRSFPAYCAFANAVAAAAQAKGWPQLMAIDTIDRQSPQDFARWGRALGDAMGVDLDLSHQPVHPATETLTLVSRRDYGAEVQAPTAILRFALPRATLWWRLVGVGFARFDAGDLIGIMPEGSSVPRLYSLASARRDGFVEIVVKKQPGGLCSGQLTALEPGQTVTAFLRRNPGFQPGRGQAPLILIGAGTGIGPLAGFVRGNSRRRPIHLFFGMRHPDSDFLYGEEMPVWQDEGHLAQLVTAVSRGARPHYVQDALRNEAAEVARLIRDGARVMVCGGRDMAAGVADALAEILAPTGLSPAVLKAEGRYVEDVY, encoded by the coding sequence ATGATCCGCGCTCTTCATCGCTGGCCGGGTCTTCTGGCCTTGGCTCTCATCACGGTGCTGACGCTCAGCGGCGCTGCGTTGTCGGTCTTCCCGGCGGCCGAGCGCCTGACCGCGCCGCAAGCAGCGACGAGCCTGACTGTCGGAACGCTCGCCGAACGCATTCAGGGCGCCTATCCGGGCGTTGAACAGATCCGCCGCGCGCCCTCGGGCCGGATCACGGCCTACTGGTTCGATCAAGGCACGCCCGGTGCCGCCGTGATCGACCCTGCCACGGGTCAGGGCGTGGCCTCGGCCGACCCCAACCAGACTCAACGCTGGCTCACCAACCTGCACCGCTCGCTGTTCCTCGGCGATGGCGGGCGCATCGCCATGGCTGCGGGCGCCGCGGCGATGCTGACCCTCGCGCTTTCGGGTGTCCTGTTGGTCACCCGGCGTGTGGGAGGCTGGCGGCACTGGTTCGCGCGGCTGCGCGGACCCCTTGCTGGCCGGCTGCATGTCGAGATCGCCCGCATCGCGGTGGTCGGCCTTGTCCTGTCGTCCACCACCGCTTTGTGGATGACGGCGTCCACCTTCGATCTGCTTCCCGGTGGCGGCGTGCCAGCCATGCCGGTTGAGGTGAGCGGCGAGACTGGGTTCGCACCTGGTCAGATGCTCCTTCTGGTGGAGACGCCCGTCGCCGAGCTGCGGGAGTTGAGCTTTCCCTATCCCGGCGATGCGACGGACGCCTTCACGCTAAAGACCGACGGCGGGACCGGGTATCTCGATCAGGGCACCGGTGCGCTGCTGGCCTGGACCGACCTGACCGGGTGGGAACGCGTGTCAGAGACCATCTACATGCTGCACACCGGACAGGGTGCGGCGACGCTCGGCCTCGTTCTGGGCCTGATGGCGCTCGGCGTCCCGGCAATGGGCGTGACCGGCGTTTTCGTCTGGCTCGCGGGTCGGAGGGGGCGGCCGCGCATCCGGGGCAATCAGCCCGCGGGACGCGCCGAGACGATCCTGCTCGTCGGCAGCGAGGGTGGCAGCACTTGGGGTTTCGCCGCGACGCTCCACGCCGCGCTGACGAACGCCGGGCAGAGAGTGCACGCAGCCCCCATGTCCGCCTTCGCGCCGGAACGTTATGCCGCGGCCAACCGGATCATCGTGCTGGCCGCAACCTATGGCGACGGCGCGGCGCCTGCCTCGGCCAAGGGCTTTCTCGACCGGCTGGCAGCAGCCGACCACGCACCCGACGCGCCGGTGGCCGTGCTCGGCTTCGGCGACCGCAGCTTTCCGGCTTATTGCGCCTTCGCCAATGCTGTCGCGGCAGCGGCGCAGGCGAAGGGCTGGCCGCAGCTCATGGCCATCGACACCATCGACCGTCAGTCGCCGCAGGACTTCGCCCGCTGGGGCCGCGCCCTCGGAGACGCTATGGGGGTCGATCTCGATCTGTCCCACCAGCCCGTTCACCCGGCAACCGAGACGTTGACCCTCGTCTCGCGCCGAGACTACGGCGCAGAAGTGCAGGCCCCGACCGCGATCCTGCGCTTCGCCCTGCCGCGCGCGACGCTCTGGTGGCGGCTCGTCGGGGTCGGGTTCGCCCGGTTCGACGCAGGCGACCTGATCGGCATCATGCCCGAAGGGAGCTCCGTGCCGCGCCTCTACTCGCTCGCCTCCGCGCGCCGCGATGGGTTCGTCGAGATCGTGGTGAAGAAGCAGCCTGGCGGACTGTGTTCCGGCCAACTGACCGCGCTGGAACCCGGGCAGACCGTCACCGCATTCCTGCGCCGCAATCCGGGGTTCCAACCGGGCCGAGGCCAAGCGCCGCTGATCCTGATCGGCGCCGGAACCGGCATCGGCCCATTGGCGGGTTTCGTGCGCGGTAACTCCAGGCGGCGGCCCATCCACCTCTTCTTCGGGATGCGTCACCCGGACAGCGACTTCCTCTACGGTGAAGAGATGCCCGTCTGGCAGGACGAGGGCCATCTGGCCCAGCTTGTCACCGCCGTCTCGCGCGGGGCGCGGCCGCATTACGTCCAGGACGCGCTTCGCAATGAGGCTGCCGAGGTGGCCCGCCTGATCAGAGATGGCGCGCGGGTGATGGTCTGCGGTGGGCGCGACATGGCTGCGGGCGTCGCCGACGCGCTGGCTGAAATCCTTGCTCCCACCGGGCTCTCGCCCGCAGTGCTGAAAGCCGAGGGACGTTATGTCGAAGATGTGTACTGA
- a CDS encoding ferredoxin reductase family protein has translation MTDLAQLAKNVTLGPVQSSICWTTAVGKVLNLSGPLLVASLCVLAGLLGFTTYASYGSDAAIGIAVGAAAVVAMSQTLILAARPRLLEPLFGGLDRMYRVHKWLGISAMVLMILHQQIEPDFERTVRETGLGELAEEAGEFAFNALLVLIAISWFRRLPFIPLEIPYQIWRFSHRFMGVLFSVIVFHQFFVDMPTGVDPSLSVMLNTFGLGGVIAWLHTEFVAPRLRRREYTVSDISRHGDTTALTLSPNGRAMRWRPGQFAFFRAPEAGFSEPHPFTIASAPRPDGALTLSIKGLGGWTRRLPDALRTGMSVQVEGPYGRFDFRKGGARQIWLAGGIGITPFLAWAESLTEAERRNIHLVYCVRTPEEEIGVEILQAAAARNPRFSYQVVATERDGRLTAERLTGMVPFAVRGADLWFCGPKGLKDGILKGLKALDQTPRRVRFEHFEFA, from the coding sequence ATGACTGATCTGGCGCAGCTCGCAAAGAACGTCACCTTGGGGCCAGTCCAGTCGTCAATTTGTTGGACCACTGCTGTTGGCAAAGTTCTAAATCTGTCTGGCCCCTTGCTGGTCGCCTCGCTTTGCGTTCTGGCGGGGCTGCTCGGCTTCACTACGTATGCTTCCTACGGTTCAGATGCGGCCATCGGGATTGCCGTCGGGGCGGCGGCGGTGGTCGCCATGAGCCAGACCCTGATCCTCGCCGCACGACCGCGTCTGTTGGAGCCGTTATTCGGTGGGCTCGACCGCATGTACCGGGTCCACAAGTGGTTGGGTATTTCAGCGATGGTCCTGATGATCCTGCACCAGCAGATCGAGCCCGATTTCGAGCGGACGGTGCGCGAGACCGGGCTGGGGGAGCTGGCCGAGGAGGCAGGGGAGTTCGCCTTCAATGCGCTACTCGTGCTGATCGCGATCAGCTGGTTCCGGCGCTTGCCGTTCATTCCACTGGAGATCCCTTATCAGATCTGGCGTTTCAGCCATCGGTTCATGGGCGTCCTTTTCTCCGTCATCGTGTTCCATCAGTTCTTCGTCGACATGCCGACCGGGGTCGATCCGTCGCTGTCGGTGATGCTGAACACGTTCGGGCTCGGTGGAGTGATCGCCTGGTTGCATACCGAATTCGTCGCACCGCGCCTGCGGCGCAGGGAGTACACGGTCAGCGACATCAGCCGACATGGCGACACCACCGCGTTGACGCTCAGCCCCAATGGGCGGGCCATGCGCTGGCGGCCTGGGCAGTTCGCCTTCTTCCGCGCGCCGGAAGCGGGTTTTTCCGAACCGCACCCGTTCACGATCGCCAGCGCCCCACGCCCTGACGGCGCGCTTACCCTGTCAATCAAGGGGCTGGGTGGCTGGACCCGGCGCTTGCCTGACGCCCTTCGGACCGGGATGAGCGTGCAGGTCGAGGGGCCCTATGGCCGGTTCGACTTCCGCAAGGGTGGCGCGCGCCAGATCTGGCTTGCGGGCGGCATCGGCATCACGCCGTTCCTTGCGTGGGCGGAAAGCCTGACCGAGGCGGAGCGGCGAAACATTCACCTCGTTTATTGTGTCCGCACTCCCGAAGAGGAGATTGGGGTGGAGATCCTGCAAGCGGCAGCAGCTCGCAACCCGAGGTTCAGCTATCAGGTGGTGGCGACCGAGCGCGATGGACGCCTGACGGCCGAGCGTCTGACCGGTATGGTGCCCTTCGCGGTCCGGGGTGCCGATCTGTGGTTCTGTGGCCCGAAGGGCCTGAAAGACGGGATCCTGAAGGGTCTGAAGGCGCTGGACCAGACGCCGCGACGCGTCCGTTTCGAGCATTTCGAGTTCGCCTAA
- a CDS encoding DUF2271 domain-containing protein yields the protein MKSLLATLALTTALTLPGLAMARPVTLTTTLNNYGGDGAYLALYVTDASGAYMGSLWMAGDKSKYYEHLSDWYRATSGDTAQVNGITGASVGAGRTLEITLDLADALFDAGYTLHIDAAVEDMRDSPNEVAVPLTTTGAGTPVTGRRYVASFAYDM from the coding sequence TTGAAATCTCTTCTCGCAACGCTCGCGCTCACCACTGCGCTGACGCTTCCCGGCCTCGCCATGGCAAGGCCGGTGACGCTCACCACGACCCTTAACAATTACGGTGGCGATGGAGCCTATCTCGCGCTCTACGTCACCGACGCCTCCGGCGCGTACATGGGCAGCCTGTGGATGGCGGGAGACAAGTCGAAGTACTACGAGCACCTGAGCGACTGGTACCGCGCCACTTCCGGCGACACCGCGCAGGTAAACGGCATCACCGGCGCCAGCGTCGGCGCGGGCCGCACGCTCGAGATCACGCTCGATCTCGCCGATGCGCTGTTCGATGCAGGATACACCCTGCACATCGACGCGGCCGTCGAAGACATGCGCGACAGCCCCAACGAGGTAGCGGTCCCGCTGACGACGACCGGCGCGGGCACGCCTGTGACCGGGCGTCGCTATGTCGCCAGTTTCGCCTACGACATGTGA
- a CDS encoding FAD:protein FMN transferase, with amino-acid sequence MSKMCTEPMRHALNGPTMGTRWSALLFAQAGFDPAPVRAALQAAVDEVDAQMSTWKPDSNLMRLNAAPLGAWVAVPDGLGRVLRLGLEIGRASDGAFDIGMGDVGTAWGFGPLAATPARIRTAMRTDRVPTHQALEIDAGSGLVRKTSPVALDLNGIAKGYGVDRLAETLAAYGIDDALVGIDGEMRALGLRPDGQAWTIAVEAPNADRRAPHSILALQDAAVATSGDYRHWVEVQGRRLSHTMDPDRGAPVLASPASVTVVALTCAEADAWATACMVKGSLEGVQLARRSNLSALFIDREGDLLRETRVGRLFEPRPGPERVVDAGISTK; translated from the coding sequence ATGTCGAAGATGTGTACTGAACCGATGCGCCATGCCCTGAACGGTCCAACCATGGGCACGCGCTGGTCTGCGCTGTTATTCGCGCAAGCTGGTTTTGATCCGGCGCCGGTTCGCGCAGCGCTGCAGGCCGCCGTCGATGAGGTGGACGCGCAGATGTCCACCTGGAAGCCCGACAGCAATCTCATGCGCCTGAACGCGGCGCCGTTGGGCGCGTGGGTGGCGGTGCCGGATGGGCTCGGGCGGGTTCTGCGACTCGGGCTCGAGATCGGCCGTGCCTCTGACGGAGCCTTCGATATCGGCATGGGCGATGTGGGGACCGCCTGGGGTTTCGGACCTCTTGCGGCGACACCCGCCCGCATTCGTACCGCGATGAGGACCGACCGGGTTCCAACGCATCAAGCGTTGGAGATCGACGCGGGCAGCGGCCTTGTCCGAAAAACGTCCCCGGTTGCATTGGACCTGAACGGCATCGCGAAGGGGTATGGCGTCGACCGGCTGGCCGAGACGCTGGCGGCGTATGGCATCGACGACGCACTCGTCGGCATCGACGGCGAGATGCGCGCGCTCGGGCTTCGGCCCGACGGGCAAGCCTGGACCATCGCGGTCGAGGCCCCAAACGCGGATCGCCGCGCTCCCCATTCCATCCTGGCGCTTCAGGACGCCGCCGTGGCGACATCAGGGGACTATCGCCACTGGGTCGAGGTTCAGGGCCGCCGCCTGTCGCACACCATGGACCCAGATCGCGGCGCGCCCGTGCTCGCGTCGCCAGCCTCGGTCACGGTCGTCGCGCTGACATGTGCCGAGGCTGACGCCTGGGCTACGGCGTGCATGGTGAAAGGAAGCTTGGAGGGCGTGCAATTGGCGCGTAGAAGCAACCTGAGCGCTCTCTTCATTGATCGTGAGGGCGATCTGCTTCGCGAAACGCGAGTTGGACGGCTGTTCGAACCCCGTCCAGGCCCCGAGCGCGTGGTTGACGCCGGGATAAGCACCAAATGA
- a CDS encoding PepSY domain-containing protein: MKKTLTILGFLAVFPAGLALADDDCFVPMADWQPRDAVQRLAEDNGWSVRRIKIDDGCYEIDGRDAEGRRIEVTVHPATLEVIEFEYEDDEDEDDRSRRDREQRSDD; encoded by the coding sequence ATGAAGAAGACATTGACAATTCTCGGCTTTCTCGCGGTCTTCCCGGCGGGGTTAGCGCTTGCCGATGACGACTGCTTCGTGCCCATGGCGGACTGGCAGCCGAGGGATGCCGTTCAGCGCCTCGCCGAAGACAACGGTTGGTCTGTGCGCCGCATCAAGATCGACGACGGCTGCTACGAGATCGACGGCCGGGATGCCGAGGGGCGCCGGATCGAGGTGACGGTTCATCCTGCCACGCTGGAAGTTATCGAGTTCGAATACGAAGACGATGAGGACGAAGACGATCGCTCTCGCAGGGATCGGGAGCAGCGAAGCGATGACTGA
- a CDS encoding response regulator transcription factor, with the protein MRILLIEDDTVLGAAVRDQIAGDGQSVDWVTRLDAAGDAMAGAAYDLVLLDLMLPDGRGIGFLKTLRARGDVTPVIILTALDQVSDRIDGLNAGADDYLVKPFDLSELSARIGSVARRYTGNPNPIISHGALEIDLAARSIHRDGKPVALTAREWALFEALLSRPGQLLSKAQLEEKLYAFDSEVESNTIEVHVSRLRKKLGPRFIETERGMGYRLGKP; encoded by the coding sequence ATGCGCATTCTGCTGATCGAGGACGACACGGTTCTGGGCGCTGCCGTGCGCGACCAGATCGCAGGCGACGGTCAGTCGGTAGACTGGGTCACGCGGCTTGATGCGGCGGGAGATGCCATGGCCGGTGCCGCTTACGATCTCGTGCTGCTCGACCTGATGCTGCCCGATGGCCGCGGCATCGGCTTTCTCAAGACCCTGCGCGCGCGCGGCGACGTGACACCCGTGATCATCCTGACCGCGCTCGACCAGGTGTCGGACCGGATCGATGGATTGAATGCCGGGGCCGACGACTACCTCGTGAAGCCGTTCGACCTGTCGGAACTGTCGGCGCGCATCGGCTCGGTTGCCCGGCGCTACACCGGCAATCCTAACCCGATCATCAGCCATGGCGCGCTGGAGATCGACCTTGCCGCGCGCAGCATTCATCGTGATGGCAAGCCGGTCGCGCTGACCGCACGCGAGTGGGCGCTGTTCGAGGCGCTTCTGTCCCGCCCAGGGCAGCTTCTGTCGAAGGCGCAGCTGGAAGAGAAACTCTACGCCTTCGACTCCGAGGTGGAGAGCAACACCATCGAGGTCCATGTCAGCCGCCTGCGCAAGAAGCTCGGGCCACGATTCATCGAGACCGAGCGCGGCATGGGTTACCGCTTAGGCAAGCCATGA